A single Mangifera indica cultivar Alphonso chromosome 20, CATAS_Mindica_2.1, whole genome shotgun sequence DNA region contains:
- the LOC123204290 gene encoding BAG family molecular chaperone regulator 2-like gives MKPKNSEAKGMLLFPRKWSSFGAERTDMNFEEYEIRPGGMLIQKRNSDSNQTSLTVPTIKVRVKYGSTNHEVHINSTASFGELKKILAELTGLHHQDQKLIYRRKERDSKQYLDVAGVKNGSKLVLIEVIGSRERRLLEMIRNAKIEKSSKSLSQIRLQVDNFAEQVADLEGSACRGEKIREEDLDNLIGMLMTELVKLDEIANEGDLKLQKRMQERRVQKCIEILDMLKLSNFKPRSKAGKILLQEKAEIPEPLQKHQVQLNQKNLTEKTPAEGQPSGYSPFVVVTTKWENFD, from the exons atGAAACCCAAAAATTCAGAGGCTAAGGGGATGCTTTTGTTCCCCAGAAAGTGGAGTTCTTTTGGTGCAGAAAGAACTGATATGAATTTTGAAGAATATGAAATTAGGCCTGGAGGAATGTTGATTCAAAAGAGAAATTCAGATTCTAATCAAACTTCTCTCACAGTTCCCACCATTAAAGTTAGAGTCAAATACGGCTCTACAAATCATGAAGTGCATATCAATTCTACAGCAAGCTTTG GTGAATTGAAGAAAATTCTAGCGGAACTCACTGGATTGCACCACCAAGATCAGAAGCTGATATACAgaaggaaagagagagattCTAAACAATATTTAGATGTTGCAGGAGTGAAAAATGGATCAAAGTTGGTCTTAATTGAAGTCATTGGAAGCCGGGAAAGGCGGTTGCTAGAGATGATCCGAAATGCCAAGATTGAAAAGTCTTCAAAATCTTTGTCCCAAATCCGCTTGCAAGTCGACAATTTTGCTGAGCAG GTTGCAGATTTGGAAGGCAGTGCTTGTAGAGGGGAGAAAATCAGAGAGGAAGATTTAGATAATCTGATTGGGATGTTGATGACAGAACTGGTTAAATTGGATGAAATTGCAAATGAGGGAGATTTGAAGTTGCAAAAGAGAATGCAG GAAAGGAGAGTTCAAAAGTGCATAGAAATTCTTGATATGTTAAAGCTAAGTAATTTCAAGCCCAGAAGCAAAGCGGGCAAAATCCTACTTCAGGAAAAAGCTGAAATACCTGAACCATTGCAGAAGCATCAGGTGCAACTAAACCAGAAGAATTTGACAGAGAAAACGCCAGCTGAGGGACAACCATCAGGATATTCGCCATTTGTCGTGGTCACCACAAAAtgggaaaattttgattga